Proteins encoded by one window of Halococcus agarilyticus:
- the radB gene encoding DNA repair and recombination protein RadB translates to MSDPIPTGCATVDDLLGGGLARGAITQVYGPPAAGKTNIALSAAVDVAAGGGTVCYLDTEGLSAERFEQIAGARDADLADLSSRIVVSEALDFTEQEEAVRDAEQLAERASLIVLDSATGFYRLERTTEESGETLRRVGRQLTHLLGLARRHDLAVLVTNQVFSDPESESGRARPLGGHTLAHLTGVIVRLERFRAGNRRATLEKHPAKAAGDTVRFAITDTGLEAVEEEV, encoded by the coding sequence GTGAGCGATCCGATCCCGACGGGCTGTGCGACCGTCGACGACCTCCTCGGCGGCGGCCTGGCGCGTGGGGCCATCACCCAGGTGTACGGCCCGCCGGCGGCCGGCAAGACCAACATCGCGCTGTCAGCGGCAGTCGACGTCGCTGCCGGCGGCGGGACGGTCTGCTATCTCGACACCGAGGGGCTCTCAGCCGAGCGGTTCGAGCAGATCGCGGGGGCACGCGACGCCGATCTCGCCGACCTCTCCTCGCGGATCGTGGTCTCCGAGGCGCTCGATTTCACGGAGCAGGAGGAGGCGGTTCGGGACGCCGAACAGCTCGCCGAGCGCGCGTCGCTGATCGTGCTCGACAGCGCGACGGGGTTCTACCGGCTGGAACGCACCACCGAGGAGAGCGGCGAGACCCTCCGGCGAGTGGGTCGCCAGCTCACTCATCTCCTCGGGCTCGCGCGCCGGCACGACCTCGCGGTGCTCGTCACGAACCAGGTGTTCTCCGATCCGGAGTCCGAGTCCGGCCGCGCCAGGCCGCTCGGCGGTCACACCCTCGCGCACCTGACCGGCGTGATCGTCCGGCTCGAACGGTTCAGAGCGGGAAACCGTCGTGCGACGCTCGAAAAGCACCCTGCGAAGGCCGCCGGTGACACCGTTCGATTCGCGATCACGGATACGGGGCTCGAAGCCGTCGAGGAGGAGGTGTAG
- a CDS encoding DUF7344 domain-containing protein, which translates to MSLERGPANGTETGPAVPSNGGEKPSALSRDEVFDILSNQRRRHALHFLKQRNGDGTELRELSTQVAAWENGKSAERVTSDERRRVYTSLQQFHLPKLDRNGIVEYDDRRGSVELAGEATDLDVYLDVVEESDVPWSQYYLGLSGLSLALFGVVSVEIYPLTLVPALAWGVLVALVFTVSALAHTYHDRRMRLGADGPPADLREP; encoded by the coding sequence ATGTCCTTGGAACGAGGGCCGGCAAACGGGACCGAAACCGGTCCAGCGGTACCGTCGAACGGGGGTGAGAAGCCGTCGGCGCTGTCGCGCGATGAGGTGTTCGACATCCTGAGCAACCAGCGCCGGCGGCACGCGCTGCACTTCCTCAAGCAGCGAAACGGCGACGGGACCGAGCTCCGCGAACTATCCACCCAGGTCGCGGCGTGGGAGAACGGCAAGTCGGCCGAGAGGGTGACGAGCGACGAGCGGCGGCGGGTCTACACGTCGCTCCAGCAGTTTCACCTGCCGAAGCTCGATCGCAACGGGATCGTGGAGTACGACGATCGCCGGGGGAGCGTCGAACTCGCGGGCGAAGCGACCGACCTCGACGTGTATCTCGACGTCGTGGAGGAGAGCGACGTGCCGTGGAGCCAGTACTACCTCGGGCTGTCGGGGCTGAGTCTCGCACTCTTCGGCGTCGTCTCGGTCGAGATCTATCCGCTCACGCTCGTACCGGCCCTTGCGTGGGGCGTCCTCGTCGCGCTGGTCTTCACGGTGTCCGCGCTCGCACACACCTACCACGATCGACGGATGCGTCTCGGTGCGGATGGACCGCCGGCCGACCTCCGGGAGCCGTGA
- a CDS encoding NUDIX hydrolase N-terminal domain-containing protein: MTDDSVDILPLLDELRVMAQNGLFFADDPYDRERYERMLELVSEYYGETLDCPPADVHDRLARDLGYVTPHIGAKAAIFDDGGRILLMKRPDDGPVAGTWDIPGGAVEPYESPATAATREACEETGLDVETVDIVDGYPMEPNELNPHGHVGLVYLCEPVGGTLELSHEGEALEYWEVEDVPAWTLDFADPALDARELWRDRQNGTG; this comes from the coding sequence ATGACCGACGACAGCGTGGACATCCTGCCGCTGCTCGATGAACTCCGCGTGATGGCCCAGAACGGGCTCTTCTTCGCGGACGACCCGTACGACCGCGAGCGCTACGAGCGCATGCTCGAACTCGTGAGCGAGTACTATGGTGAGACACTCGATTGTCCGCCGGCGGACGTCCACGATCGCCTGGCGCGAGACCTCGGCTACGTCACGCCGCATATCGGAGCGAAGGCCGCGATATTCGACGACGGGGGACGGATATTGCTGATGAAACGTCCCGACGACGGGCCGGTGGCCGGGACATGGGACATCCCCGGCGGCGCGGTCGAGCCGTACGAGTCGCCCGCGACGGCCGCCACCCGCGAAGCGTGTGAGGAGACCGGACTGGACGTCGAGACGGTCGACATCGTGGATGGCTATCCGATGGAACCGAACGAGCTCAACCCACACGGTCACGTCGGTCTGGTCTACCTCTGTGAGCCCGTCGGCGGGACGCTCGAACTCTCTCACGAGGGCGAAGCACTCGAATACTGGGAAGTAGAGGACGTGCCGGCGTGGACGCTGGACTTCGCCGATCCGGCCCTCGACGCACGAGAACTCTGGCGGGATCGGCAGAACGGAACGGGCTGA
- a CDS encoding glutaredoxin family protein: MAFQRGDDLDQEAVNERVDTAIDEHEVVLFMKGNELMPQCGYSDRALGLIGQHREEFETVDVLESLDEYRVALERHSGWETTPQTFVDGEFVGGSDVLAELDERGDLETTLATG; the protein is encoded by the coding sequence ATGGCGTTCCAACGTGGCGACGATCTCGATCAGGAAGCGGTCAACGAACGCGTCGACACCGCGATCGACGAGCACGAGGTCGTGCTGTTCATGAAAGGGAACGAGCTGATGCCCCAGTGTGGCTACTCCGATCGCGCGCTCGGCCTCATCGGTCAGCACCGCGAGGAGTTCGAGACCGTCGACGTGCTCGAATCGCTCGACGAGTACCGGGTCGCGCTCGAACGCCACAGCGGGTGGGAGACCACCCCCCAGACGTTCGTCGACGGCGAGTTCGTCGGCGGCAGCGACGTGCTCGCGGAGCTCGACGAGCGGGGCGATCTCGAAACGACGCTCGCGACCGGATGA
- a CDS encoding helix-turn-helix transcriptional regulator — MATEDPLLDTIEVLLRRGAVVERLSAQPTPKRELVDGLDVSRSTVDRALREIESVGLAECRDDGVTLTLCGRLAVAEFERFGTRLADRCGVGDAAESVIDDLIATATRRRELLGLLDPPLDKRDLVDELGRSRSTVDRTMRELEVLGVVEYVSEGFVPTEIGHALVREYEAFVERLDGILAASGLLSVLDPDVELDAALLAGAEIVTQKSVAPHIPGTQLAELIREADRLTCVTHAHSHPQAMETVYSLANDGVEMTFVFPAPLLEHVRSLHPDRFQRMFGLPNYETHVVGETPYGLFVVETPNETRVCLLIYNGDNEMKGMISNSSSEAVDWGERIYRTYEDRAEPVTA; from the coding sequence ATGGCGACCGAGGATCCGCTTCTCGATACGATCGAGGTGCTCCTGCGACGCGGTGCAGTCGTCGAACGGCTGTCGGCACAGCCGACGCCGAAACGGGAGCTCGTCGATGGGCTGGACGTCTCGCGTTCGACGGTCGATCGGGCGCTCCGTGAGATCGAATCCGTGGGCCTGGCCGAGTGTCGTGACGACGGCGTGACCCTCACGCTGTGTGGTCGCCTGGCGGTCGCGGAGTTCGAACGGTTCGGCACCCGTCTCGCGGACCGCTGTGGCGTCGGTGACGCCGCGGAGTCCGTGATCGATGATCTGATCGCCACCGCCACACGGCGGCGCGAACTGCTCGGTCTGCTGGATCCGCCGCTCGACAAGCGCGACCTCGTCGACGAGCTCGGCCGGTCGCGGTCGACGGTCGACCGCACGATGCGGGAGCTGGAGGTCCTGGGCGTGGTCGAGTACGTCTCCGAGGGGTTCGTCCCGACCGAGATCGGCCACGCGCTCGTCCGGGAGTACGAGGCGTTCGTCGAGCGTCTCGATGGAATCCTCGCCGCGTCGGGCTTGCTGTCGGTGCTCGACCCGGACGTCGAACTCGATGCCGCGCTGCTGGCCGGTGCGGAGATCGTCACCCAGAAATCGGTCGCTCCCCACATTCCGGGGACGCAGTTGGCGGAGCTGATACGCGAGGCCGACCGGCTGACCTGCGTGACCCACGCGCACAGCCATCCACAGGCCATGGAGACCGTCTACTCGTTGGCCAACGATGGGGTGGAGATGACCTTCGTCTTCCCGGCTCCACTACTCGAACACGTGCGGTCGTTGCATCCGGATCGGTTCCAACGGATGTTTGGATTGCCGAACTACGAGACGCACGTGGTCGGCGAGACTCCCTACGGGTTGTTCGTCGTGGAGACGCCGAACGAAACCCGCGTCTGTCTCCTGATCTACAACGGCGACAACGAGATGAAAGGGATGATATCGAACTCGTCGAGCGAGGCCGTCGATTGGGGGGAACGGATCTACCGGACCTACGAGGACCGGGCCGAGCCGGTAACGGCCTGA
- a CDS encoding TasA family protein, with the protein MADENDKPTLTRRRVLGSMATIGAAGAVGAGAWAQYSDEETARVKAEAGTLNLTIDGKDGNPSKRLDVGPLAPGGDGESRSFRLKNEGNIGGTVLGLMLDTVDSSEGTNNEAETNTGGGGELDDQLEVRAYVVQSNSNRHFFGSSGSNNWVDYSSVAGEEYINEDVDPMEADDLVIEVRMEDVSNNNAAQGDTLTFDADVTLYQNSAPSSS; encoded by the coding sequence ATGGCAGACGAAAACGACAAACCGACACTCACCCGGCGACGGGTGCTCGGCAGTATGGCAACGATCGGCGCGGCCGGCGCGGTGGGCGCGGGCGCGTGGGCACAGTACAGCGACGAGGAGACCGCACGGGTCAAGGCCGAAGCTGGTACTCTCAATCTCACGATCGACGGAAAGGACGGCAATCCCTCGAAGCGGCTCGACGTTGGGCCGCTTGCTCCGGGTGGAGATGGGGAAAGCAGGTCGTTCAGGCTGAAGAACGAGGGTAACATCGGTGGGACCGTCCTGGGTCTCATGCTAGATACTGTCGACAGCTCGGAGGGGACCAACAACGAAGCCGAAACCAACACGGGCGGTGGAGGCGAGCTCGACGACCAGCTCGAAGTCAGAGCGTACGTCGTCCAGTCGAACAGCAATCGTCACTTCTTCGGTAGCAGTGGTTCCAACAACTGGGTGGACTACTCCAGCGTCGCAGGGGAGGAGTACATCAACGAGGACGTCGATCCGATGGAAGCGGACGACCTCGTCATCGAGGTTCGCATGGAGGACGTGTCGAACAACAACGCAGCGCAGGGAGATACGCTCACGTTCGACGCCGACGTCACGCTCTACCAGAACAGCGCACCGAGTAGTTCGTGA
- a CDS encoding 2Fe-2S iron-sulfur cluster-binding protein, which produces MTDHTVEFVGTGESITVSEKETILSRCIEEGIAQEYSCRVGMCLACSAEIVEGEVTQPAARGLSETEAERYALTCMARPLSDLKLDRGKYPPSIEGDASASGDPAPADD; this is translated from the coding sequence ATGACCGATCATACTGTGGAGTTCGTGGGCACCGGCGAGTCGATCACCGTCTCCGAAAAGGAGACCATCCTGAGCCGGTGCATCGAGGAGGGGATCGCCCAGGAGTACTCCTGCCGAGTCGGGATGTGTCTCGCGTGCTCCGCCGAAATCGTCGAGGGAGAGGTGACCCAGCCGGCGGCGCGCGGGCTTTCGGAGACGGAGGCCGAACGCTACGCGCTGACCTGCATGGCTCGGCCGCTCTCGGACCTCAAACTCGACCGGGGGAAGTACCCGCCGAGCATCGAGGGCGACGCCAGCGCCAGCGGCGATCCCGCGCCAGCCGACGACTGA
- a CDS encoding DUF7110 family protein, protein MTNCVFQLHSTLELPLEDVHEFLEEPDLPEDVESIDFTRRNNTLIVRGVAADGSISKYTPTAQLKASVTENRVYEELPEEEQPPHPGGPQWGGGPGEDEEPPPSELVEYACFKGDRETVLQNTALQYPMFEVLRDIARIAEKGTLTAIAAVDGELEATRIVDGEERPASLEVVEDPTEGPAASKGVDWRDNKFISD, encoded by the coding sequence ATGACCAACTGCGTATTCCAGCTCCACTCCACGCTCGAACTGCCCCTCGAAGACGTCCACGAGTTCCTCGAGGAGCCGGACCTCCCCGAGGACGTCGAGTCGATCGATTTCACCCGCCGGAACAACACGCTGATCGTCCGTGGGGTCGCCGCCGACGGCTCCATCAGCAAGTACACCCCGACAGCCCAGCTCAAGGCCAGCGTGACCGAAAACCGGGTGTACGAGGAACTCCCCGAGGAGGAACAGCCCCCGCATCCCGGCGGCCCCCAGTGGGGCGGCGGGCCCGGCGAGGACGAGGAACCCCCGCCCTCCGAGCTCGTCGAGTACGCCTGCTTCAAGGGCGACCGCGAGACCGTCCTCCAGAACACCGCCCTCCAGTACCCGATGTTCGAGGTGCTGCGCGACATCGCCCGGATCGCGGAGAAGGGCACACTGACCGCGATCGCCGCGGTCGACGGCGAGCTCGAAGCCACCAGAATCGTCGACGGCGAGGAGCGGCCCGCCTCCCTCGAGGTCGTCGAGGACCCCACCGAGGGCCCGGCCGCGAGCAAGGGCGTCGACTGGCGGGACAACAAGTTCATCTCGGATTAG
- a CDS encoding signal peptidase I produces MIVVLVVLIVPFVVFTVPQVVEAEQSYVIASGSMTPAISPNDAIIVNDVSPTSVEEGDVIVFSERGESDSDNIDVTSHRVVDVTNGENGLAFKTKGDANEEADQGLVPASALVGRVTFTIPFIGYVIGFASGQLGFLTLVGVPVGLLILGEVYDLAVAARNTRQEAGGTTEAEPEDETVGTSVENDATPGTDTQGSMTENASPSGFDPGVTAVGNGAPPDIRDPRTEPIDPTTGDENGEADDA; encoded by the coding sequence GTGATAGTCGTACTCGTCGTACTTATCGTTCCGTTTGTCGTTTTCACCGTCCCACAGGTCGTCGAAGCGGAGCAGAGTTACGTGATCGCCTCCGGTAGCATGACGCCGGCAATCAGCCCCAACGACGCGATCATCGTCAACGACGTGTCACCAACGTCGGTCGAGGAGGGCGACGTCATCGTCTTCTCAGAGCGCGGCGAGAGCGACAGTGACAACATCGACGTCACGAGCCACCGCGTGGTGGACGTCACCAACGGCGAGAACGGGCTCGCGTTCAAGACCAAGGGCGACGCGAACGAGGAGGCTGATCAGGGACTCGTCCCGGCGTCGGCGCTCGTAGGCCGAGTGACGTTCACGATCCCGTTCATCGGGTACGTGATCGGATTTGCGAGCGGTCAACTGGGGTTCCTCACGCTGGTCGGTGTGCCGGTCGGGTTGCTCATCCTCGGCGAGGTGTACGATCTCGCGGTCGCGGCGCGGAACACACGGCAGGAAGCGGGCGGCACGACCGAAGCGGAACCGGAAGACGAGACCGTCGGAACGTCGGTCGAGAACGATGCAACACCAGGAACCGACACTCAGGGATCGATGACCGAGAACGCTTCGCCGTCGGGGTTCGATCCCGGGGTTACCGCGGTCGGGAACGGCGCGCCCCCGGACATTCGCGACCCGCGGACCGAACCGATCGATCCGACGACCGGCGACGAGAACGGGGAGGCGGACGATGCGTGA
- a CDS encoding lycopene cyclase domain-containing protein, producing the protein MLPDIGVFGPYTYLVTEVVFGTLALALLFVTDALGRAARTIVALYPLAYFWDWYTLEVGVFEIPLRTGVELLGIPIEEHIFMIVVPALVVGIHELVNGPPTD; encoded by the coding sequence CTGCTGCCGGACATCGGCGTGTTCGGTCCCTATACGTATCTCGTGACCGAGGTCGTCTTCGGCACGCTCGCGCTCGCGCTGCTTTTCGTGACCGACGCACTCGGCCGCGCCGCACGGACCATCGTCGCGCTCTACCCCCTTGCATACTTCTGGGACTGGTACACGCTCGAAGTCGGGGTGTTCGAGATCCCGCTACGCACCGGCGTCGAGTTGCTGGGGATTCCGATCGAGGAGCACATCTTCATGATCGTCGTCCCGGCGCTGGTCGTCGGCATCCACGAACTCGTCAACGGGCCGCCAACCGACTGA
- the priS gene encoding DNA primase small subunit PriS, with product MEERTRAYLRGRFRDHYRRTEPTPPPDADAREWGYIPWTSSPGTTMVRHKSTLDLGDLSDFLARERPRHVYFSAGRYDDPDAGSMEEKGWQGSDLVFDLDADHLPSVELGEDSYATMLDKCKDALLRLLDFLEDDFDFRDLDIVFSGGRGYHVHVRDDGIQDLERDARREIVDYVRGTGLDLDGLIATEAVGGTAGRTSPAQKRTLRTEGGWSARAHRHLLGFVDDVLELDDEAAIARLREFDGIGEGKAEAALRAARTNYESIEAGNIDVHPAFYGLAERLLPEVVAADNAPIDEPVTTDTNRLIRLPGSLHGGSGLRVVPIARDHVEAFDPLGETIPETFRGQEITIELDEETTVELDGDSFTLPAGTREVREYLGVFLMTRGHAEKGEE from the coding sequence ATGGAAGAGCGCACGCGTGCGTACCTCCGAGGGCGGTTTCGGGACCATTACCGCCGGACGGAGCCGACGCCCCCGCCCGACGCCGACGCGCGCGAGTGGGGATACATCCCGTGGACTTCGAGCCCGGGTACCACGATGGTCCGGCACAAGTCGACCCTTGACCTCGGTGATCTCAGCGATTTTCTCGCGCGCGAGCGTCCACGTCACGTCTATTTCTCCGCAGGCCGGTACGACGATCCCGACGCGGGGAGCATGGAAGAAAAGGGTTGGCAGGGTTCGGATCTCGTCTTCGATCTCGACGCCGACCATCTTCCGTCGGTCGAACTCGGCGAGGACAGCTACGCCACGATGCTTGACAAATGCAAGGACGCCCTGCTCCGATTGCTCGACTTCCTCGAAGACGATTTCGACTTTCGGGACCTCGACATCGTCTTCTCCGGTGGTCGGGGATACCACGTCCACGTTCGCGACGACGGGATTCAGGATCTGGAGCGCGACGCCCGACGCGAGATCGTGGACTACGTCCGCGGGACCGGGCTCGATCTCGACGGTCTCATCGCCACGGAAGCGGTCGGCGGGACCGCCGGACGGACGAGTCCGGCCCAAAAGCGCACGCTCCGGACTGAAGGTGGGTGGAGCGCGCGCGCCCATCGCCACCTCCTCGGGTTCGTCGACGACGTGCTGGAACTGGACGACGAGGCGGCGATCGCCCGACTCCGCGAGTTCGACGGGATCGGCGAGGGAAAGGCAGAAGCCGCGCTGCGTGCCGCACGCACCAACTACGAGTCGATCGAAGCAGGAAACATCGACGTCCATCCGGCCTTCTACGGCCTCGCAGAACGGCTGCTCCCCGAAGTGGTGGCGGCCGACAACGCCCCGATCGACGAGCCCGTGACGACCGACACGAACCGGTTGATCCGACTCCCCGGCAGCCTCCATGGGGGAAGTGGCCTCCGCGTCGTACCGATCGCCCGCGATCACGTCGAAGCGTTTGATCCACTCGGCGAGACGATCCCCGAGACGTTTCGCGGGCAGGAGATCACGATCGAGCTCGACGAGGAAACGACTGTGGAACTCGACGGCGATAGCTTTACACTCCCGGCGGGCACACGTGAGGTCCGTGAATACCTCGGCGTGTTCCTGATGACACGCGGCCACGCCGAGAAGGGCGAAGAATGA
- a CDS encoding geranylgeranyl reductase family protein: MTTYEPDVAIVGAGTGGCYAAATIARAGYDVTIVERKSADEAGHIACGDALKGADAFPEAIPKSAIEPAFTNTDVDHGRFEIPQENAVLDIPVPGELAVIDRLEYGKLIIDGAERAGADVHYDTVVQDVIQDDGRVTGLRATRQGDPIEYRGDVVIDAAGALSILQDKADLGDATFDTNVSYSQFSSAYREVLEVDEPVEWDDALVLKPTERAAGYLWYFPRTSTQINVGLGFQMGEEPMQLVESLKRDLRNRPEFENATVVDKLGAALPTRRPYDSGVAPGFMAIGDAAGHVNPTTGGGIAGAAYAGKYAGEAAIEAIETGDTSEAGLWEYNQRVMDHFGGRYAALDVYNILVGATGLDDLMGLLATLPAEKLSDALYSGSANVGLGLKLRTAIKSFDHWGTLYDLYETKGQADRLLDHYEDYPDHPKEFDTWQAQRDGLMDVVYATTGADAKY; the protein is encoded by the coding sequence ATGACGACCTACGAGCCGGACGTCGCCATCGTCGGCGCTGGCACCGGCGGCTGTTACGCCGCGGCGACGATCGCGCGGGCGGGCTACGACGTCACGATCGTTGAGCGCAAATCTGCGGACGAAGCGGGCCACATCGCCTGCGGCGACGCGCTCAAGGGAGCCGACGCCTTCCCCGAGGCGATCCCGAAATCCGCCATCGAACCCGCCTTCACGAACACCGACGTCGATCACGGTCGGTTCGAGATCCCCCAGGAGAACGCCGTGCTCGACATCCCCGTACCAGGGGAACTCGCCGTCATCGACCGCCTGGAGTACGGGAAACTCATCATCGACGGGGCCGAGCGAGCGGGTGCGGACGTCCACTACGACACGGTGGTGCAGGACGTGATTCAGGACGACGGCCGGGTGACGGGCCTGCGCGCCACCCGTCAGGGTGATCCAATCGAGTACCGCGGCGACGTGGTGATCGACGCCGCCGGCGCGCTCTCGATCCTCCAGGACAAGGCCGATCTCGGCGACGCGACCTTCGACACCAACGTCAGCTACTCACAGTTCTCCTCTGCCTACCGCGAGGTTCTCGAAGTCGACGAACCCGTGGAGTGGGACGACGCGCTCGTCCTCAAACCCACCGAGCGCGCCGCGGGCTACCTCTGGTACTTCCCGCGGACGAGTACGCAGATCAACGTCGGCCTCGGGTTCCAGATGGGCGAGGAGCCGATGCAGCTCGTCGAGTCGCTGAAGCGCGACCTCCGGAATCGCCCGGAGTTCGAGAACGCAACCGTGGTCGACAAACTCGGAGCCGCCCTCCCGACCCGTCGGCCGTACGATTCGGGCGTTGCGCCGGGATTCATGGCGATCGGCGACGCCGCGGGCCACGTCAACCCCACCACTGGCGGCGGGATCGCGGGCGCGGCCTACGCCGGGAAGTACGCGGGCGAGGCAGCGATCGAGGCGATCGAGACCGGCGACACGAGCGAGGCCGGCCTCTGGGAGTACAATCAGCGCGTGATGGACCACTTCGGCGGGCGCTACGCCGCGCTCGACGTCTACAACATCCTCGTGGGCGCGACCGGGCTTGACGACCTGATGGGGCTCCTCGCGACGCTCCCTGCCGAGAAGCTCTCCGACGCGCTCTACTCGGGCAGCGCGAACGTCGGCCTTGGCCTCAAACTCCGGACCGCGATCAAGAGCTTTGACCACTGGGGCACGCTCTACGACCTCTACGAGACGAAGGGCCAGGCCGACCGCCTGCTCGATCACTACGAGGACTACCCCGATCATCCCAAGGAGTTCGACACGTGGCAGGCCCAGCGCGACGGCCTGATGGATGTCGTCTACGCCACCACCGGCGCGGACGCGAAGTACTGA
- a CDS encoding CBS domain-containing protein produces MDIADIATPDHAEVTSDERLGKVRAIFEEQNPRGIIVVNDGEYAGVITQRALMQSHVEDSTKVSALADTAPTIDRTADVRDVARMLVEGNTKVAPVFENDELWGIVTADAILEAVLEHLDALVVEQIHTDDVITVTEDTQVGRAINLLREHGISRLPVENEAGYLTGMVTTHDLVDFVVRSMDQPTEGDRSGDSERMLDIPIYDMMNAPVATIEVESSVREAVTRMLDNDYNGVVVTPTDDDRTVVGVLTKTDVLRALSYTEEDHMDVQITNIDLLDTITRESIRESITQVADKYQEMQVQHAHVRFHKHKEKLRGTPLIQTQIRLRTDQGQVAGTGEGYGADSAFRVALDKLERNVLEQKGIRSDAERQGQLLRKLNQI; encoded by the coding sequence ATGGATATTGCCGACATCGCGACCCCGGACCACGCCGAGGTCACGAGCGACGAGCGTCTCGGGAAAGTGCGCGCGATCTTCGAAGAGCAGAACCCGCGCGGGATCATCGTCGTCAACGACGGCGAGTACGCCGGCGTGATCACCCAGCGCGCGCTGATGCAGTCTCACGTCGAGGACTCGACGAAAGTGAGCGCGCTCGCCGATACGGCCCCGACCATCGATCGTACGGCGGACGTTCGGGACGTCGCGCGGATGCTCGTCGAGGGCAACACCAAGGTCGCACCGGTGTTCGAAAACGACGAACTCTGGGGGATCGTCACCGCCGACGCAATCTTGGAGGCGGTGCTCGAACACCTCGACGCGCTCGTGGTCGAGCAGATCCACACCGACGACGTCATCACCGTCACCGAGGACACGCAGGTCGGCCGGGCGATCAACCTCCTCCGCGAGCACGGCATCTCACGGCTTCCCGTCGAGAACGAGGCGGGCTACCTCACCGGAATGGTCACGACCCACGACCTCGTCGACTTCGTGGTGCGCAGCATGGACCAGCCCACCGAGGGCGACCGGTCGGGCGACTCCGAACGGATGCTCGACATCCCGATCTACGACATGATGAATGCCCCCGTGGCGACCATCGAGGTCGAGTCGTCCGTCCGCGAGGCGGTCACCCGGATGCTCGACAACGATTACAACGGCGTCGTCGTCACCCCGACTGACGACGATCGGACGGTCGTGGGCGTGCTCACCAAGACCGACGTCCTCCGTGCGCTCAGCTACACCGAGGAGGACCACATGGACGTCCAGATCACCAACATCGACCTGCTGGACACCATCACCCGGGAGTCGATCCGCGAGTCGATCACCCAGGTCGCGGACAAGTACCAGGAGATGCAGGTCCAGCACGCCCACGTCCGCTTTCACAAACACAAAGAAAAACTCCGCGGCACGCCGCTGATCCAGACCCAGATCCGCCTCCGAACGGATCAGGGCCAGGTCGCCGGTACCGGCGAGGGCTACGGCGCTGACAGCGCCTTCCGGGTCGCGCTCGACAAACTCGAACGCAACGTGCTCGAACAGAAGGGCATCAGGAGCGACGCCGAACGTCAGGGTCAGCTCCTCCGGAAGCTCAATCAGATCTAG